The genomic stretch CGGTTGACCACGGCCACGCTTGAGATGCGCGTGGAGGCGGAGATGAGGTCGTGACTGACCATGACGATGGTGATGGAGGAACTGAGCGCCGAGAGCAGGTCGAAGAGACAGACCTTGCCCTGGGGGTCGATGTTTGAGGTGGGCTCGTCAAAGAGCAGAAGGGCCGGGTCCGAGACCAGGGCCCGGGCCACAAGCACGCGCTGCTTCTGGCCTCCGGAGAGGGCGTCGAAGCGGCGTGTGGCCAGTTCGGCCATGTCCACCATGCGCAGGGTCTCCAGGGCTTTGGCCTTGTCGCTGGCGCGGTATCCGGGCCACCGCCCGGAGGAGAGCAGCCCGCCCGCGCGGCGGAGTCCGAGCAGGACCACCTCGTGGACCGTGACCGGAAAACTCGGCTGGATGAGCGCGTGTTGCGGCACATAGCCCACGGCAGGCCGCACGGAGAGCGGATCGGCGCCGAGCACCCGCACCGTTCCGGCCTTGGGCGCGAGCAGCCCGAGGATAAGCTTGACGAGGGTGGTCTTGCCTCCGCCATTGGGCCCGATGACGGCCATGAAGTCGCCGCTTGAGACCTTCAGGTCAACGCTGGAGAGCACCTCCCGATCGTCGTAGGCGAAGCTCACCCCCTGAAGCTCGATGACCGGAGTTCCGGTGCCCGGCAGGGGCCTGAAGTGCGGCTCGGGGATGATCGGATGGCCGTGTCCGGAGCAGGTGGAGCAGGAATGGTCGTGCGTGTTCATGCGCTTCCCGGTAGCTTTGTTGATGATTGCCGGGCCCTCAAGCGGCCCGGTGTCATGATTCTTTTTTGAAGTCGTTTATTTGAGTGCGTCGGCAAAGGCGCGGGCCGCACTGCGCAGGTTTTCGGCCCAATCCGCAGCCAACGGATCGAGACGAACAACCGTTGCCCCGATCTGCTTGGCGATGACGGCGGCGCTTTTCTGCGAAAACTGCGGCTGCACAAAAATAATCTTGGCCCCTGATTCCTTGCCGGCCGCGATGATCCGCGCCAGATCCCTGGGACTTGGCTCTTTGCCGTCCACTTCGATGGATGCCTGGGTCAGCCCGTAGGCCTTGGCAAAATAGCCCCATGAAGGGTGGAAGACAAGGAAGGTGCGATTTTCCCGGGGCAGCGGCTCCAGGATGGAACGTATTTCCCGGTCGAGTTCATCCAATTCCTTGTCGAAGGCGGCGGCATTGGAGGCGTAGAAGGCCGCGCGCTCGGGATTCACAAGGCTGAGGCCGTCGCGGATGTGGGCTACCTGAATCCTGACCAGCGCGGGATCGAGCCAGATGTGGGGGTCGAGCGTGCCCTGATCATGATTGTGATGGTCGTCGTGCCGAGCATCATGGGCATCATGCTCCTCTGCCTCGTGCTTCTTCCCGGCGTGTTCCCCTTCATGATGATGTTCGTCGCCGTCATGGTGCACTTCAGCGTCGTGGTGCACTTCGCCGTGGTTATGCTCCTCGCTCATGGGGATCTTGTCGATGCCTTTGGCCGTGTGCACGATAGTCATTCCCGGACTGGCGCCCATGATCCGCTCTAGCCAGGTTTGATCGAAGCTGTCGCCGATGGTGAAGTAGATGCTCGCCCTGGCCAGCTCGGCCATCTGTCTGGGTCTTGGCTCGTACGCGTGGGGATTGGCTCCGGGTTCGACCATGATCGAAACGGGAACCTCGCCGCCGCTGACCTTGTCAACAAAGTATTTTTGCGGAGTTATGGTCACGAAGGCGGCTGGAGCGGCCTGTGCCGAGACTGCGAGCAAACTCAGCAACACAGTGAACAGGCAAAGATTCTTTCTCATTTTTCCTCCATGATTTTGGAAGGATATTTATGCAACAGGATTGCACGAAGTCAAGGTGCATGCAACAAAGTTGCGCGTCCTTACCGCACTTGTGCATCCACCGATCACGCCGTAGGAGGGGATTGTTCACAGGTCACGACTTTTGGAGGAAGCATGCTTGATTTCATCATCGACGAAACCCGTTGCGTACAGTGCGGAGAATGCGCGGCCGACTGTCCGGCGTCCATCATAGACATGGATGGCGGCTTGCCGCGCATCCCCGAGCACCGGGAGTCATATTGCATTGGCTGCCAGCACTGCCTGGCCGTCTGTCCCACTGCGGCCCTTTCCATCCTGGGCAAGGATCCCGATAAGAGCGCTCCTGTTCTACCCCCGTCTCCAGATGCGCTGGAAAATCTGATCAAAAGCCGCCGCTCCGTGCGCCGCTTCCTTCCTGACCGGGTTGAAGGGCATATCCTGGACAGGCTCATGGACGTGATTGCCCATGCGCCAACGGGCAAGAATCAGCGCAGGATTCGTTTCACCCTGGTTGACGACCCGCAGGTGATGGAATTGATCCGGGTAGGGACCATGGATGGGATCCGCAAGGCCGTGATCGACGACAGCCTGCCCGACGGCATGGAATTCTTCGCCAAGATGGTCGCCCCTTACGATCAGGGCAGGGACATCATCTACCGTAAGGCGCCGCACATGATCATCGCTTCCGCGCCCAAGGACTCGGCCGCTCCGGATGCGGACCCGTTCATAGCCCTCTCCTATTTCGAGCTGATGGCCCAGAGTCTGGGCCTTGGCACCGTCTGGTGCGGCTTTGCGCGCTGGGCCCTGCAAAGCGTGGTTCCGGAGCTTGGCCGGACCCTTGGCATTCCGGCTGATCATCGGTCCATGTACGCCATGATGTTCGGCTATCCGGCGGTCAGCTACGCCCGTGCCGTTCAGCGCGATGTCGTCGGCGTGCACAGGGTCGGTCCGGCCGATCTGGAGGGTGGACGGTGAAGCAGCACATTCTGACGGCTCTTGGCGAGCGGGTGGTGGTGGCCGACGGGGCCATGGGTTCGCTGCTCTTCGATCGCGGCGTGGACAGTTCGTCCTGCTACGACGTCCTGAACCTGACCGATCCGGCCCTGGTGCAATCCATCCACAAGGCCTATGCGGACGCGGGTGCGGAGATCATCGAGACCAACACCTTCGGAGCCAACAGGGTCAAGCTCGGGCGCTTCGATCTGGCGCACAGGACTCGCGAGATCAACCTGCGCGGCGCGGAACTGGCGCGCGGCCAGGCCGGACCGGGGCGCTGGGTGGCCGGAGCCATGGGCCCGCTTGGCCGTTTGGGCATCGATCCGCTCAGCCAGGAGGAGCTGGAGGATATTTTTGGCGGGCAGGCCCTGGCGCTGGTGGAGGGTGGCGTGGATTTCATCATGCTCGAAACCTTCGCCAGCCTGTCGCTGCTCCTGACCGCCCTGCGCGGGGTCAAGGCCGTGGTGTCCGTGCCCGTGGCCGCACAGATGGTTTTCACCCAGCGCGGCCGCACTCATTCAGGGCGCACGGCCCGTGAATGCTTCGACGCCCTGATCTGGGCCGGAGCTGACGTGGTGGGGCTCAACTGCGGAATCGGTCCCAAGAACGCCCTGGAGGTGGTGCAGGGGCTGGGCCCCGTGCCGGTCCCGCTCTCGGTGCTGCCCAACGCGGGCTTCCCCGAATCCTCGGGCGATCGCCTCATCTACGCGTCCTCGCCGGAGTATTTCGCTCGGCGCACGGCGGCCTGCGCGGCGCATGGGGCACGTCTCTTGGGTGGATGCTGCGGCACCGCCCCGGAGCATATTGCGGCCCTGGTTCGCGCTCTTGACGCGGGTTCGTCCGAGGCGCGGATCGTTTCCGTATCGCCGGACGAGGTCAACACGCAGACGGCCGCGCCGACGCGCCTGTCCCGCCGCCTTGCCGAGGGCAAGGTCATTTTGGTGGAGCTCGACCCGCCCAAGCACCTTGATGTCGAGCCGGTCCTGGCGGCGGCCGAAGCCCTGAGCGCCGCCGGAGTGGACGCCATCACCATCGCCGAGAATCCGCTGGCCGTGCCGCGCCTGTCCAATATCGTGCTGGCCGGCATGGTCCGGGCCCGGACCGGCGTTGATGTCGTGGTGCACATGACGGGCCGTGACCGCAATCTGGTTGGCATGCAGTCGACCATCATGGGCTTGGCCGCGTCGAATCTGCACAACGTGCTGGCCGTGACCGGCGATCCGCCTTCGGCCGGAAGCGCGGAGCGGGTCTCGGGAGTCTACGACCTGCGTTCCCTGGAGCTCATGGCTCTTTTGGCCGGGTTCAACGAGGGGCGCAACCACTACGGGGACTCCATGCGCCTGCCCGTCAATTTCTGCATTGGCGGTGCCTTCAATCCCAACACCCGCAACATGGCCCTGCAGGTCGGGCGCATGGAGAAGAAAATGACGGCCGGGGCACGCTATTTTCTGACCCAACCCGTGTATTCCAGAGAGCGCGTGGACGAAATTCTGGCCGCGACGGCGCACATAACCGCGCCCATCGTGCTTGGCATCATGCCGCTGGCCAGCAGCCGCAACGCCGAGTTTCTGCACAACGAGTTTCCCGGCATCGAGATTCCGTCCGAAACCCGCGAGCGCATGGCCCGCGCCGGAGAGCATGGTCAAGAGGAAGGCGTGAACATCGCCTGGGAACTTCTGGAGTATGCCTGGCCCCATTTCGCCGGGGTGTACATCATCCCGCCCTTCAACCGTCATGTCATGGCCCTTGAGCTGATGCGACGGCTGGGGCGCTGAAATGAAAAAAAACGGCCGGAACGATTTCCCGGCCGTTTTTTTTTTTGCAATCAAGAACGCCCTCAGCCCCGGGCATTGCCCTGGCTGACGAAGCGCTCCATGACCCACCCGCGCATGTCTTCCTCCCCGTCCATTTCCACGTAGAACCACCCGGGCGCGCTGCCGAGCACGCGCAATGTCGTGTAGCGGCCGACCTGGGCGATGACGGCCTCGCTCGTGTCCGGGCCGTAGCGGATGTTCAGGAGGTCGATGACGACCTCCACCCGGTCCGGCCGGTTCGCGCTGTGGCCGCGTATCGGTTCCACGACTTGGTAGCCCGAGGACACACGGCGGTAATGGACATCACCGAAGACATGGTAGGTGATGCCTGCCGAGATGACCATGCGGCTGCCCAGCGGGATGTTCAGCACGACCAGGCCGATCGGCGGGCGCACCAGGATGAAGCCGTTGTTCCAGGGGCGGTAGAACCGACCGGAATAATAATGATATCTGTCCCGGCCGTGCAGGACTACCGCGTGGCGCGAGGGGATCGTATGAACCACGTGTTTGACGGTCACGGGTCGGTGGTTGTTTCCGCCATTGTGCATCCGCGTGGAGTGCCGGTCGCTGTCGCCTCGGGGCCGATGATCCTTGCGCGTGTCGACCCGCGGGCGTCTTACGTCGTGGCGGTCATCATGCCTGATTGTCTCGCGGGAGATGACAAGGCTTTTCTGCACCGGGGGTTGCTGCCTCGGGGTGACGGTACGAGAGTCGCGGCGATTCTTGTCCCGGTGTTGATCGGGAGAATCATGCCTGGACCACTCCGGGCCCGTGTGAAGACGCATCAAGTCGGCCGGAGGCGTCACCGTGCCAAGGCTCACGGATGCCTGTGACTTTGGCGTGTCCCTCAAGGCACGCTGCATTGCCGCAGGATCATTGGACCGGGCCTTGCCCGTGTTGTCAGGGCTGCTTTTGCCGCGCGGCGAGCGCTGTTTTGGGCTTGCTCCCTGATCCTGTCTGTCGTGGCCTTTCCGCGTGGCTTTGAAGTCGGCGCGGTTACGGTTGTCCGTGCGAGAATTCTTTTTTTCGACTTTGTGCTCGGCAGGATTTTGAGGATCCCGGGGCAAGCCTTGCGCCCCCTGGACCGGCACGGCGAAAAAATGAAGGCAGAGCAGGGCCGCAAGAAGCGGCAGGCGTGTGATTTTGAATAAGGTGTTCATGGTTCCTCCCGGGGTTATGGAAGGATTTCAAGGCAAGGGGCGTGCCAAGCCGGGGAGGTGGCGCCTCCCGGGAAAAATGGGGCCCTGCGGGCCCCGGGAAAAGTGACGGGTGGATAAAATTTGTGCGGTCAAGGCCTACTTGAGCACTCTTTTCACATCTAAAAAAACGCGTCTATTCAATCCCGAGGCGTTTGAGTTTGTAGATGAGTCCCCGTCTGGTGATGCCGAGCAGCTGGGCCGCGTGGGTGCGGTTGCCCTTGGTCTGCTTCAGGGCGGCGGTGACGGCCTCGATTTCGTGCTGTTCGAGGGTCCTGGCCTGGACCGGGGCTTCCTGTGACTCGGCGTTGCGTGATGCCGGAGCTGCCTTGCCAGCGGACTTGCGCACGGCGGGCGGAAGATGTTCGGGCAGGATGACATCGGTCTGGCTCAGCAGGCGCACATGGGCCATGGCGTTGGCCAGCTCGCGCACGTTGCCGGGCCAGGGGTGACTTACGAGGGCCTGCATGGCCGCGCGCGAGAGGCGTTGTGCTTCGGTCTTGTCCTTGTTCAGGAAGGCGCGCGCCAAGGGCGGAATGTCTTCCGGGCGCTCCCGAAGGGGCGGAATGTCGATGGTGATGACGTTCAGGCGGTAGTAGAGATCCTGGCGAAAGCGACCCTCGGCCACGTCGGTTTCAAGGTCATGGTTGGTGGCCGCGATGAGCCTGCAATCGATGAGGGTCTCCTTGTCCGAGCCCACGGGAGTGATGCGTCCCGTTTCCGTGGCCCGCAGCAGGGACGGCTGCAATTCCAGGGGCATGTCTCCGATTTCGTCAAGAAAGAGAGTCCCTTCGTGGGCCTCGCGGAAATACCCGTTACGCTTGTTCACTGCCCCGGTGAAGGCGCCCCGTTCATGCCCGAACAGCTCGCTGGCCAAGAGAGCCGGGGCAATGGCCGCGCAGTTGACCGGAACCATCGGCTTGTCGCGACGGGTGCTGTGGCGGTGGATGAACTGCGCCACGACTTCCTTGCCGCTACCGCTCTCGCCGGTCAGAAGGACCGTGGCGTCGCTTGGGGCCACGCGGTAGGCATCGCGCAGCACGGAGCGCATGGCCGGGCTTGCGGCCACGATGCCCTCCAAAGATCCGGCGGGGATCTCCGGGTCCGCGTCCGCTCCTACGCCCAGGGTGTCGCGCACGGCCGCCAGAAGCTCGTCCAGATCCACGGGTTTGGCCAGATAGTCCACGGCTCCGAGCTTGAGGGCGTCCACGGCCTCGCGCACGTCGGCGTAGGCGGTGACCAGAAGAAAGGGCAGCTCCGGTTTCCCTGCCCGCACCCGGCGCAGCAGATCGAGCCCGCTCTCCCCGGGCATGCGCACATCGCTGACGATCATGTCCAAAGTCTCATGTTCCAGTAATTCCAGGGCGTCGGCCGCGCTTCCGGCCTCAAGCACATCAAAACCCGCGTCGCGCAGCACGCGGGCATAGAGTTCACGGTAGCGGATCTCGTCGTCGACGACCAGGATGGATCTGTTCATGTGGTCTCTCTTGTGGGTTTGATGCCGGAAATGGTCATGGTCGTGCCCTGGCCCCGGGTAGAGGCGGCGCTTATTTTCCAACCATGAGCCTCGACCACGCGTTTGACAATGGCCAGTCCCAGTCCGTGGCCCGTGGGTGATCCACTGACGTAGGGCTTGAAGATGTCCGGCAGCAGTTCGGAGGGGATGCCGCGACCCTGGTCCTCCACGGCGAGGAACAGTCTGCGCTCTTGCTTGCCGAGTACGATTCTGACCGTCGTGCCCGCCGGGGAAGCGTGCAGGCTGTTCAGAAGCAGATTGACCAGCACCTGGCGCAGCATGGCTTCGTCGGCGCTGATGGTCGCGGCCTTGACCTGGGTGAGCAGGTCCACGCCGCCCGCGTCGAAGTCGGGCCCAAGGATATGGACCACTTCCCGGCAGAGCCTGTCGATGCGCACGGGTGCGAGGCTAGGCTTGCGCTGGCGGGCGAAGTTCATGAAATTTCCCAGGCGGGACGAAGCCTTGTCCACCTCGTCCATGATGTGCCCGAGCATGGTTCGGCTTTCAGCCGGAATGTCGTGCCGGGCTTCGATCTGTTGCGCCATGCCCATGATGATGCCGAGCGGGTTCTTGGTCTCGTGGGCCAGTCCGGCGGCGGCCAATCCGAGTTCTTCCAGATGGGCGCTGCGGATACGCTCGGCGGCCAGTTCCCCGGCCAGGATGCGGCGGCGTATACCCGTGATCCAGACGGCCGTGACGGCGAGGATGCAGACCAGGGCGGAGGCGAAGATGGGGCCCTGGCGCTGCCAGAACCAGGATGAAGTGAAGCTTTCCGGGCTGCTGCGAAAACCCAGGTACATGACTGGGTTGCTGCGCGGCCACAGGCCGAGGCCAAGGTTGGTCGATTCAAGCGCCTCGGCCCAGTTGGCGGGGATGTGGGCAGGTTGCAGGGGAGACCACATGACATACATGTCGGCAGTGTCGATTTCGCCCCGGGTGCTGTTGGTCATCAGAAATTCCGGCATCGTCCCGGTCTGGACCAGGCGGCCGTGGCGGCCCTGGACCACGACAAAGAGGGTGCGCGAACCGCGAATGACGTTTGAGAGCACTGTCTCGACCTGTTTCCAGTCCGTCAGTTCGCCGTTGCTCATGGACGCGATGATCGCGTTCAGCGTCGCGAAGCTGTCCTGGGCGCGCTGTCGCCGCCACTCCATGGAGCGTTCGGAATATCCCTGCCAGGACGAGAATACCCAGACGCTCAGCGCCATGATCAGCACAAGGGCCGTCAGGAGCGGGATGCGGTACAGGCGAGTGTCGTGTTTCATTTTTCCTCCTTGCCGGCTTTTGGCCTAGCAAAGAGTGTGCTGAAGATTAGCCCAGCAGCATCCGGTCCGAAACTTCCGCGTCCGCCTGGCTCTGGAATTTGTCCAGCAGGACCTCGACGGTAAGCTCCTCTTTCTCCTGTCCGCGCACGTCGAAGATGATGCGACCCCGGTGCATCATGATCAGCCGGTTGCCCAGGGCCAGGGCCTGATGCATGTTGTGGGTGACCATGAGCGTGGTCAGGCCGTGTTCGGTGACGATGTTTCGGGTCAGTTCCAGGATCTGCCCGGCGGTCTTGGGATCGAGGGCCGCAGTGTGCTCGTCCAGGAGCAGCAGTTCCGGCCGGACCAGGGTGGCCATGACCATGGTCAGGGCCTGGCGCTGCCCGCCGGAGAGCAGGCCTGCCCGGTCCTGGAGGCGGTCTTCAAGCCCCAGTCCCAGTACGCGCAGGTGCTGGCGGAAGGCTTCCCTGTCGCCCGTCTTGACGCCCCGGGACAGGCCGCGTCGCTGTCCCCTTTTCTGGGCCAGAGCCATGTTCTGGGCAATGGAACCGCTGGCGCAGGTACCCATGAGCGGGTCCTGAAAGACGCGGCCGATGAAGCGGGCGCGCTTGTGCTCGGGCCAGCGGGTTACGTCCGTTCCGGCCATGGTGATGTTCCCGGAATCGAGAGCATGGGTCCCGGCCAGGCAGGACAGGAAGGTCGACTTGCCCGCGCCGTTGGAGCCGATGATGGTGATGAAGTCACCCTGCTCGATATCGATGGACAGGTCCCGGAGGCTGTGCACTTCGTTCACGCTGCCCCGGTGAAAATACTTGTTGATGGCCTGGACGCGTATCATCGGGTGAACCTCCGCTTGAGCATGGGCGAGGTCAGGGCCGCGATGACCAGAAAGGCGGTGATCAGGTTCAGGTCGCTGGGGGTGAAGGAGAAGCTGCCGAGCCTGGACCC from Desulfomicrobium apsheronum encodes the following:
- a CDS encoding metal ABC transporter ATP-binding protein gives rise to the protein MNTHDHSCSTCSGHGHPIIPEPHFRPLPGTGTPVIELQGVSFAYDDREVLSSVDLKVSSGDFMAVIGPNGGGKTTLVKLILGLLAPKAGTVRVLGADPLSVRPAVGYVPQHALIQPSFPVTVHEVVLLGLRRAGGLLSSGRWPGYRASDKAKALETLRMVDMAELATRRFDALSGGQKQRVLVARALVSDPALLLFDEPTSNIDPQGKVCLFDLLSALSSSITIVMVSHDLISASTRISSVAVVNRKLIQNQSRELTPSMLELIYGTHDASCPLDTYIREMSSIFGQTGPKGSI
- a CDS encoding metal ABC transporter solute-binding protein, Zn/Mn family, encoding MRKNLCLFTVLLSLLAVSAQAAPAAFVTITPQKYFVDKVSGGEVPVSIMVEPGANPHAYEPRPRQMAELARASIYFTIGDSFDQTWLERIMGASPGMTIVHTAKGIDKIPMSEEHNHGEVHHDAEVHHDGDEHHHEGEHAGKKHEAEEHDAHDARHDDHHNHDQGTLDPHIWLDPALVRIQVAHIRDGLSLVNPERAAFYASNAAAFDKELDELDREIRSILEPLPRENRTFLVFHPSWGYFAKAYGLTQASIEVDGKEPSPRDLARIIAAGKESGAKIIFVQPQFSQKSAAVIAKQIGATVVRLDPLAADWAENLRSAARAFADALK
- a CDS encoding nitroreductase family protein, giving the protein MLDFIIDETRCVQCGECAADCPASIIDMDGGLPRIPEHRESYCIGCQHCLAVCPTAALSILGKDPDKSAPVLPPSPDALENLIKSRRSVRRFLPDRVEGHILDRLMDVIAHAPTGKNQRRIRFTLVDDPQVMELIRVGTMDGIRKAVIDDSLPDGMEFFAKMVAPYDQGRDIIYRKAPHMIIASAPKDSAAPDADPFIALSYFELMAQSLGLGTVWCGFARWALQSVVPELGRTLGIPADHRSMYAMMFGYPAVSYARAVQRDVVGVHRVGPADLEGGR
- a CDS encoding bifunctional homocysteine S-methyltransferase/methylenetetrahydrofolate reductase — translated: MKQHILTALGERVVVADGAMGSLLFDRGVDSSSCYDVLNLTDPALVQSIHKAYADAGAEIIETNTFGANRVKLGRFDLAHRTREINLRGAELARGQAGPGRWVAGAMGPLGRLGIDPLSQEELEDIFGGQALALVEGGVDFIMLETFASLSLLLTALRGVKAVVSVPVAAQMVFTQRGRTHSGRTARECFDALIWAGADVVGLNCGIGPKNALEVVQGLGPVPVPLSVLPNAGFPESSGDRLIYASSPEYFARRTAACAAHGARLLGGCCGTAPEHIAALVRALDAGSSEARIVSVSPDEVNTQTAAPTRLSRRLAEGKVILVELDPPKHLDVEPVLAAAEALSAAGVDAITIAENPLAVPRLSNIVLAGMVRARTGVDVVVHMTGRDRNLVGMQSTIMGLAASNLHNVLAVTGDPPSAGSAERVSGVYDLRSLELMALLAGFNEGRNHYGDSMRLPVNFCIGGAFNPNTRNMALQVGRMEKKMTAGARYFLTQPVYSRERVDEILAATAHITAPIVLGIMPLASSRNAEFLHNEFPGIEIPSETRERMARAGEHGQEEGVNIAWELLEYAWPHFAGVYIIPPFNRHVMALELMRRLGR
- a CDS encoding DUF6515 family protein, whose protein sequence is MNTLFKITRLPLLAALLCLHFFAVPVQGAQGLPRDPQNPAEHKVEKKNSRTDNRNRADFKATRKGHDRQDQGASPKQRSPRGKSSPDNTGKARSNDPAAMQRALRDTPKSQASVSLGTVTPPADLMRLHTGPEWSRHDSPDQHRDKNRRDSRTVTPRQQPPVQKSLVISRETIRHDDRHDVRRPRVDTRKDHRPRGDSDRHSTRMHNGGNNHRPVTVKHVVHTIPSRHAVVLHGRDRYHYYSGRFYRPWNNGFILVRPPIGLVVLNIPLGSRMVISAGITYHVFGDVHYRRVSSGYQVVEPIRGHSANRPDRVEVVIDLLNIRYGPDTSEAVIAQVGRYTTLRVLGSAPGWFYVEMDGEEDMRGWVMERFVSQGNARG
- a CDS encoding sigma-54-dependent transcriptional regulator; this encodes MNRSILVVDDEIRYRELYARVLRDAGFDVLEAGSAADALELLEHETLDMIVSDVRMPGESGLDLLRRVRAGKPELPFLLVTAYADVREAVDALKLGAVDYLAKPVDLDELLAAVRDTLGVGADADPEIPAGSLEGIVAASPAMRSVLRDAYRVAPSDATVLLTGESGSGKEVVAQFIHRHSTRRDKPMVPVNCAAIAPALLASELFGHERGAFTGAVNKRNGYFREAHEGTLFLDEIGDMPLELQPSLLRATETGRITPVGSDKETLIDCRLIAATNHDLETDVAEGRFRQDLYYRLNVITIDIPPLRERPEDIPPLARAFLNKDKTEAQRLSRAAMQALVSHPWPGNVRELANAMAHVRLLSQTDVILPEHLPPAVRKSAGKAAPASRNAESQEAPVQARTLEQHEIEAVTAALKQTKGNRTHAAQLLGITRRGLIYKLKRLGIE
- a CDS encoding sensor histidine kinase; the encoded protein is MKHDTRLYRIPLLTALVLIMALSVWVFSSWQGYSERSMEWRRQRAQDSFATLNAIIASMSNGELTDWKQVETVLSNVIRGSRTLFVVVQGRHGRLVQTGTMPEFLMTNSTRGEIDTADMYVMWSPLQPAHIPANWAEALESTNLGLGLWPRSNPVMYLGFRSSPESFTSSWFWQRQGPIFASALVCILAVTAVWITGIRRRILAGELAAERIRSAHLEELGLAAAGLAHETKNPLGIIMGMAQQIEARHDIPAESRTMLGHIMDEVDKASSRLGNFMNFARQRKPSLAPVRIDRLCREVVHILGPDFDAGGVDLLTQVKAATISADEAMLRQVLVNLLLNSLHASPAGTTVRIVLGKQERRLFLAVEDQGRGIPSELLPDIFKPYVSGSPTGHGLGLAIVKRVVEAHGWKISAASTRGQGTTMTISGIKPTRETT
- a CDS encoding ABC transporter ATP-binding protein — translated: MIRVQAINKYFHRGSVNEVHSLRDLSIDIEQGDFITIIGSNGAGKSTFLSCLAGTHALDSGNITMAGTDVTRWPEHKRARFIGRVFQDPLMGTCASGSIAQNMALAQKRGQRRGLSRGVKTGDREAFRQHLRVLGLGLEDRLQDRAGLLSGGQRQALTMVMATLVRPELLLLDEHTAALDPKTAGQILELTRNIVTEHGLTTLMVTHNMHQALALGNRLIMMHRGRIIFDVRGQEKEELTVEVLLDKFQSQADAEVSDRMLLG